In Rhinoraja longicauda isolate Sanriku21f chromosome 39, sRhiLon1.1, whole genome shotgun sequence, one DNA window encodes the following:
- the LOC144611076 gene encoding putative G-protein coupled receptor 139, whose product MLLRYICAGLVSVIFLLPFTVNLLAIVILCRGKCGLSKCITRYLVAMAASDLLVGITDPFLRLTILFHFPYSFLNITPVCTTVIFLVFATTAVSVWLTVAFTFDRFVAICCEKLKIKYCTERTAAAVIGAVIVLGCLENIPRCFAIDPGYEFDNLPWLCYIKPTFYTSSAWIAYHVTHRVLTPCLPFFLILLLNVLTVRRIVAASRVRRGLRGRSNGENDKDPEMENRRKSIVLLFSITGTFILLWAPQAVFVIFAGFAKIGDDGSPTGYYHITMVTSTLLQLLSTCTNTCIYVATQSKFRQELMNAVKFPLRVIRALVHS is encoded by the coding sequence ATGTTGCTCAGATACATTTGTGCAGGTCTTGTGTCAGTAAtatttcttctccccttcacagtgaacctgttggcgatagtgatactctgtcgaggtaaatgcggtctctccaaatgcatcacacgctacctggtggccatggcagcgtctgATCTCCTGGTCGGCATCACTGATCCGTTTCTACGTCTGACTATTCTATTTCACTTCCCTTATTCTTTTCTCAACATTACTCCCGTGTGCACGACTGTCATATTCCTGGTCTTTGCAACCACcgcggtctctgtctggctgacggtagccttcaccttcgatcggtttgtggccatttgttgtgagaagctgaaaataaaatattgtaccgagagaacggcggctgcagttatcggggcagtgattgtgctgggctgtttggagaATATCCCCAGGTGTTTTGCGATAGATCCTGGCTACGAGTTTGATAATCTTCCCTGGCTGTGCTACATTAAACCCACCTTCTATACATCGTCTGCATGGATCGCATATCATGTCACACACCGCGTTCTGACCCCTTGTCTCCCGTTCTTTCTGATTCTTCTGCTCAATGTGCTGACGGTCAGGCGGATTGtagcggccagcagagtccgcaggggtctccggggccgcagcaacggggagaatgacaaggacccggagatggagaaccgcaggaaatccattgttttactctttagtATCACGGGCACTTTCATATTGCTGTGGGCACCACAAGCTGTCTTTGTCATCTTTGCGGGTTTTGCGAAGATCGGAGATGACGGCTCCCCCACCGGTTATTACCATATCACGATGGTCACGTCGACGCTTttacagcttctcagtacctgcaccaacacgtgtatatacgtggcgacccagagtaaattcagacaggagctgatgaacgcGGTGAAATTCCCACTCAGGGTAATTCGTGCACTTGTTCACTCATAA